In Scatophagus argus isolate fScaArg1 chromosome 3, fScaArg1.pri, whole genome shotgun sequence, one genomic interval encodes:
- the slc45a1 gene encoding proton-associated sugar transporter A isoform X1: protein MSSPGMGTPSDPLLASPGGRLSTAQEGIWRSSLPKTASFPTSTTRHLSHRANNFQRQPKRRKLIRPSPPPPPNTPCPLDQLDLSELPPRRTFQELLFNGCILFGIEFSYAMETAYVTPVLLQMGLPDQFYSLVWFISPILGFLVQPLIGAWSDRCTSRFGRRRPFIFALAIGALVGLSLVLNGRDIGGVLADTASNHKWGIVLTVCGVVLMDFSADSADNPSHAYMMDVCSPEDQDRGLNIHALLAGLGGGFGYIVGGINWDQTQFGRSMGGQLRVIYLFTSVTLVIATAMTLISIPERPLPKSLPHKNPSKSHLKSPSLPLPPSPPVPPGSSLGLDEEDEDGLYSYHFSPKSHSCNSDPLAHSCSANARLCAGLTSPISPLSPLTPKYGSFISRDSSLTGINEFASSLGTSYIDSVLINCYTGQQTPQALAPISTTAPLPPGDSPPLNESTQEAESHPAGQTQTDVVCHPAGEAQNAEAPQPEGDAESLGASQVTAGAQPGAGPHRGSSAGILKRPQSLALMEEPMAAQIVGLENGRRRTVTFSQQVANILLNGVRYESDLSDNVETGESQMSMKLLCIAIYRMPPSLRSLCTNHFLGWLSFEGMLLFYTDFMGEVVFEGDPKAPHDSEAYQRYNAGVSMGCWGMCIYAFSAAFYSAILEKLEERFSLRTLYFFAYLAFGLGTGLATLSTNLYVVLSLCVTYGVLFSSLCTLPYSLLCEYYQSPQFCGSSEEGTRRGMGVDISLLSCQYFLAQILVSVAMGPLTTLVGGAQGVMYFSSLMSFVGCLYSSLCVVYQLPPPEGEPPESETQPLLVHI, encoded by the exons ATGTCATCTCCGGGCATGGGCACCCCCAGTGACCCCCTTCTGGCCAGTCCAGGAGGGAGGTTATCCACAGCTCAGGAAGGTATTTGGAGGAGCTCACTGCCCAAAACTGCCAGCTTCCCCACATCCACCACTCGTCACCTCAGTCACCGAGCCAACAACTTCCAAAGACAGCCAAAGCGTCGGAAGCTGATAAGACCTTCGCCACCTCCACCGCCAAACACACCCTGTCCCCTGGACCAGCTGGACCTCAGTGAGCTTCCCCCTAGGCGTACTTTCCAAGAGCTGCTCTTCAATGGCTGTATACTGTTTGGTATTGAATTTAGCTATGCCATGGAAACAGCCTATGTGACACCTGTGCTTCTACAGATGGGCTTGCCTGATCAGTTCTACAGCTTGGTGTGGTTTATCAGTCCCATACTGG GATTCCTCGTTCAGCCTCTCATTGGAGCATGGAGTGATCGTTGTACATCGCGGTTTGGGCGAAGGAGACCCTTTATTTTTGCCTTGGCTATAG GAGCTTTGGTTGGTCTATCCTTGGTGCTGAATGGCCGGGACATTGGAGGTGTGCTGGCCGACACAGCATCAAATCACAAGTGGGGAATTGTCCTGACGGTGTGCGGTGTGGTTCTGATGGACTTCAGTGCTGATTCAGCCGACAACCCGAGTCATGCCTACATGATGGATGTGTGCAGCCCAGAGGACCAGGATCGGGGGCTAAACATCCATGCGCTACTGGCAG GACTAGGAGGTGGATTTGGCTACATTGTGGGTGGTATCAACTGGGACCAGACACAATTTGGAAGGTCGATGGGAGGCCAACTGCGTGTCATATACTTGTTCACAAGTGTCACTTTGGTAATCGCCACAGCCATGACTCTAATAAGCATCCCCGAACGACCCCTGCCAAAGAGCCTGCCACATAAGAACCCCAGCAAAAGTCATCTAAAAAGCCCCAGCCTCCCTcttcccccctctccccctgtTCCTCCAGGTTCATCATTGGGGCTGGATGAGGAAGACGAGGATGGTCTTTATAGCTACCATTTTTCTCCAAAGTCTCACTCATGTAACTCTGACCCCCTGGCTCATTCTTGCAGTGCCAATGCACGTCTCTGTGCTGGCCTCACTAGCCCTATATCACCCCTGAGCCCCCTCACACCCAAATATGGCAGCTTTATTAGTAGGGACAGCTCACTCACTGGCATCAATGAGTTTGCCTCCTCATTAGGAACCTCCTATATAGACAGTGTGCTTATAAACTGCTACACAGGTCAGCAGACACCGCAGGCCTTGGCTCCGATCTCCACCACTGCACCTCTGCCTCCAGGGGACTCCCCTCCTCTTAACGAGTccacacaggaagcagagagcCATCCTGCGGGACAGACCCAGACTGATGTGGTGTGTCATCCAGCTGGGGAAGCTCAGAATGCAGAAGCACCACAGCCAGAGGGAGATGCAGAATCTCTTGGGGCATCTCAGGTCACAGCTGGGGCTCAGCCTGGTGCAGGGCCACATCGGGGCTCTTCTGCTGGTATCCTGAAGCGACCTCAGAGTCTTGCACTAATGGAGGAGCCCATGGCAGCCCAGATTGTTGGGCTGGAGAATGGACGTAGGAGAACAGTGACCTTCAGCCAGCAG GTTGCAAACATTTTGCTGAATGGGGTGCGCTATGAGAGTGATCTGAGTGACAATGTGGAGACAGGAGAGTCCCAAATGTCAATGAAGCTGCTGTGTATAGCCATCTACAGGATGCCTCCTTCTCTGCGGAGTTTATGCACTAATCATTTTTTGG GTTGGCTGTCTTTTGAAGGCATGCTGCTCTTTTACACTGACTTCATGGGGGAAGTTGTGTTTGAAGGAGACCCAAAGGCGCCCCATGACTCCGAGGCTTACCAACGCTACAATGCAGGTGTTAGCATGGGCTGCTGGGGCATGTGCATCTATGCATTCAGTGCTGCTTTTTACTCAG CCATATTGGAGAAACTGGAGGAGCGTTTCTCCCTTCGCACTCTATATTTTTTTGCCTACCTGGCATTTGGTTTGGGCACAGGCCTGGCTACACTGTCCACCAACCTCTATGTGgtactttctctctgtgtcaccTATGGGgtgctcttctcctctctgtgcacACTGCCTTactctctgctgtgtgaataCTACCAGAGCCCTCAG TTTTGTGGGTCATCAGAGGAAGGGACCAGACGAGGCATGGGGGTGGACATCTCTCTGCTTAGCTGCCAGTATTTCCTGGCTCAGATCCTGGTCTCTGTGGCGATGGGACCTCTGACCACACTGGTGGGTGGGGCCCAGGGAGTGATGTACTTTTCAAGCCTGATGTCATTCGTGGGCTGCCTGTACTCCTCTCTCTGCGTGGTGTACCAGCTTCCCCCCCCTGAGGGTGAGCCACCCGAAAGTGAGACCCAGCCACTATTGGtgcacatttag
- the slc45a1 gene encoding proton-associated sugar transporter A isoform X6, giving the protein MSSPGMGTPSDPLLASPGGRLSTAQEGIWRSSLPKTASFPTSTTRHLSHRANNFQRQPKRRKLIRPSPPPPPNTPCPLDQLDLSELPPRRTFQELLFNGCILFGIEFSYAMETAYVTPVLLQMGLPDQFYSLVWFISPILGFLVQPLIGAWSDRCTSRFGRRRPFIFALAIGALVGLSLVLNGRDIGGVLADTASNHKWGIVLTVCGVVLMDFSADSADNPSHAYMMDVCSPEDQDRGLNIHALLAGLGGGFGYIVGGINWDQTQFGRSMGGQLRVIYLFTSVTLVIATAMTLISIPERPLPKSLPHKNPSKSHLKSPSLPLPPSPPVPPGSSLGLDEEDEDGLYSYHFSPKSHSCNSDPLAHSCSANARLCAGLTSPISPLSPLTPKYGSFISRDSSLTGINEFASSLGTSYIDSVLINCYTGQQTPQALAPISTTAPLPPGDSPPLNESTQEAESHPAGQTQTDVVCHPAGEAQNAEAPQPEGDAESLGASQVTAGAQPGAGPHRGSSAGILKRPQSLALMEEPMAAQIVGLENGRRRTVTFSQQVANILLNGVRYESDLSDNVETGESQMSMKLLCIAIYRMPPSLRSLCTNHFLGWLSFEGMLLFYTDFMGEVVFEGDPKAPHDSEAYQRYNAGVSMGCWGMCIYAFSAAFYSVLWVIRGRDQTRHGGGHLSA; this is encoded by the exons ATGTCATCTCCGGGCATGGGCACCCCCAGTGACCCCCTTCTGGCCAGTCCAGGAGGGAGGTTATCCACAGCTCAGGAAGGTATTTGGAGGAGCTCACTGCCCAAAACTGCCAGCTTCCCCACATCCACCACTCGTCACCTCAGTCACCGAGCCAACAACTTCCAAAGACAGCCAAAGCGTCGGAAGCTGATAAGACCTTCGCCACCTCCACCGCCAAACACACCCTGTCCCCTGGACCAGCTGGACCTCAGTGAGCTTCCCCCTAGGCGTACTTTCCAAGAGCTGCTCTTCAATGGCTGTATACTGTTTGGTATTGAATTTAGCTATGCCATGGAAACAGCCTATGTGACACCTGTGCTTCTACAGATGGGCTTGCCTGATCAGTTCTACAGCTTGGTGTGGTTTATCAGTCCCATACTGG GATTCCTCGTTCAGCCTCTCATTGGAGCATGGAGTGATCGTTGTACATCGCGGTTTGGGCGAAGGAGACCCTTTATTTTTGCCTTGGCTATAG GAGCTTTGGTTGGTCTATCCTTGGTGCTGAATGGCCGGGACATTGGAGGTGTGCTGGCCGACACAGCATCAAATCACAAGTGGGGAATTGTCCTGACGGTGTGCGGTGTGGTTCTGATGGACTTCAGTGCTGATTCAGCCGACAACCCGAGTCATGCCTACATGATGGATGTGTGCAGCCCAGAGGACCAGGATCGGGGGCTAAACATCCATGCGCTACTGGCAG GACTAGGAGGTGGATTTGGCTACATTGTGGGTGGTATCAACTGGGACCAGACACAATTTGGAAGGTCGATGGGAGGCCAACTGCGTGTCATATACTTGTTCACAAGTGTCACTTTGGTAATCGCCACAGCCATGACTCTAATAAGCATCCCCGAACGACCCCTGCCAAAGAGCCTGCCACATAAGAACCCCAGCAAAAGTCATCTAAAAAGCCCCAGCCTCCCTcttcccccctctccccctgtTCCTCCAGGTTCATCATTGGGGCTGGATGAGGAAGACGAGGATGGTCTTTATAGCTACCATTTTTCTCCAAAGTCTCACTCATGTAACTCTGACCCCCTGGCTCATTCTTGCAGTGCCAATGCACGTCTCTGTGCTGGCCTCACTAGCCCTATATCACCCCTGAGCCCCCTCACACCCAAATATGGCAGCTTTATTAGTAGGGACAGCTCACTCACTGGCATCAATGAGTTTGCCTCCTCATTAGGAACCTCCTATATAGACAGTGTGCTTATAAACTGCTACACAGGTCAGCAGACACCGCAGGCCTTGGCTCCGATCTCCACCACTGCACCTCTGCCTCCAGGGGACTCCCCTCCTCTTAACGAGTccacacaggaagcagagagcCATCCTGCGGGACAGACCCAGACTGATGTGGTGTGTCATCCAGCTGGGGAAGCTCAGAATGCAGAAGCACCACAGCCAGAGGGAGATGCAGAATCTCTTGGGGCATCTCAGGTCACAGCTGGGGCTCAGCCTGGTGCAGGGCCACATCGGGGCTCTTCTGCTGGTATCCTGAAGCGACCTCAGAGTCTTGCACTAATGGAGGAGCCCATGGCAGCCCAGATTGTTGGGCTGGAGAATGGACGTAGGAGAACAGTGACCTTCAGCCAGCAG GTTGCAAACATTTTGCTGAATGGGGTGCGCTATGAGAGTGATCTGAGTGACAATGTGGAGACAGGAGAGTCCCAAATGTCAATGAAGCTGCTGTGTATAGCCATCTACAGGATGCCTCCTTCTCTGCGGAGTTTATGCACTAATCATTTTTTGG GTTGGCTGTCTTTTGAAGGCATGCTGCTCTTTTACACTGACTTCATGGGGGAAGTTGTGTTTGAAGGAGACCCAAAGGCGCCCCATGACTCCGAGGCTTACCAACGCTACAATGCAGGTGTTAGCATGGGCTGCTGGGGCATGTGCATCTATGCATTCAGTGCTGCTTTTTACTCAG TTTTGTGGGTCATCAGAGGAAGGGACCAGACGAGGCATGGGGGTGGACATCTCTCTGCTTAG